GCCTGAAGATCAAGGAGGAGGAGCCCGGAGCGCCGCCTCCGGGGTTGGGGGGCAGCCGCACGCCGCTGGGAGAGTTCATCTGCCAGCTGTGCAAGGAGCAGTACGCAGACCCCTTCTCGCTGGCCCAGCACCGCTGCTCCCGCATCGTGCGCGTCGAGTACCGCTGCCCTGAGTGCGACAAGGTGTTCAGCTGCCCTGCGAACCTGGCCTCCCATCGCCGCTGGCACAAGCCGCGTCCCGCAGCTGCAAACGCCACCACAGCCTCCTCCGCCGACGGGAAGCAGCCTTCTTCGTCGTCTTCGTCCTCCCGGGACTCCGGGGCCATTGCATCTTTTCTGGCGGAGGGAAAGGAAAACAGCAGAATAGAGCGGACTGCCGATCAGCACCCGCAGGCCAGGGACAGCTCCAGGGCGGATCAGCACCAGGACAGCGCCGCAAGGCAGGGCCTTCAGGTGCTGACACGCCCAGAGCCACCGCTACCACAGGGCCCCTACACGGAGGGGGTGTTGGGGCGCCGGGTGCCTGTGCCGAGCAGTACCAGTGGTGTCGGGGGATCTGAGATTTTTGTGTGCCCGTATTGCCACAAAAAGTTCCGTCGCCAAGCCTATCTGCGCAAACACCTGAGCACTCACGAGGCGGGCTCGGCCCGTGCGCTAGCGCCGGGCTTTGGCTCCGAACGCGGTGCCCCACTTGCCTTCGTTTGCCCGTTGTGCGGGGCACACTTCCCGTCCGCAGATATCAGGGAGAAGCACCGGCTGTGGCATGCTGTCCGCGAGGAGTTGCTCCTGCCTGCTCTGACGGGGGCTTCTCCCGAAACGCCGGGCCCAGGCGGGCCATCTGACGGTAGTGCCCAGCAAATTTTCTCGTGCAAGCACTGCCCGTCCACTTTTTTTAGCTCTCCGGGGCTGACCCGGCACATCAATAAGTGCCACCCCTCAGAAAGCCGGCAAGTGCTGCTGCTGCAGATGCCGCTGCGGCCTGGCTGCTGAGGGCCAAGAGACAAGGATGATTCCGAGGTTGGCCTTAGAGGAAACAGATGATGGGAATTTCTGTGGGGCTTTCTTCAACTTGCAAGTTTACTTTCATTCCTTCCTATGTTTTCTCTCCTAAAATTCTCCCTATAGTCAGTGATCCACCAGAGGAACGGACAGTGAAATGTAAAATCCCTGTCTAGAGCAGGTATGTATATGGTACAAACCCTTGAGATCAAACATTGTCAGCTTTAAATCCTTCTCACTTTCCCCACTAAAATaggattttttcccccttaaaacTCTTGAGACCCTAACGAATCCTATATGATTTGTAATTCCTATGGAAAGTCGTGGTGAATGCGTGCATGTCTCAATGTCCAC
The sequence above is a segment of the Saimiri boliviensis isolate mSaiBol1 chromosome 2, mSaiBol1.pri, whole genome shotgun sequence genome. Coding sequences within it:
- the INSM2 gene encoding insulinoma-associated protein 2 — encoded protein: MPRGFLVKRTKRTGGSYRVRLAERVFPLLGPQGAPPFLEEAPSASLPGTEPEAPPTQEEPGKGLTAEAARELSGSPCRATGVSPGAGGREVAQWRAGVREGPGSSPSPSPSPSPSPSPSPAKPAGTELRRAFLERCLSSPVSAESFPGGAAAVAAFSCSVAPATAPTSGEQFLLPLRAPFPEPALQPDPAPLSAALQGLKRAAGGERRAKAPTGCTSGPAAAGIKKPKAMRKLSFADEVTTSPVLGLKIKEEEPGAPPPGLGGSRTPLGEFICQLCKEQYADPFSLAQHRCSRIVRVEYRCPECDKVFSCPANLASHRRWHKPRPAAANATTASSADGKQPSSSSSSSRDSGAIASFLAEGKENSRIERTADQHPQARDSSRADQHQDSAARQGLQVLTRPEPPLPQGPYTEGVLGRRVPVPSSTSGVGGSEIFVCPYCHKKFRRQAYLRKHLSTHEAGSARALAPGFGSERGAPLAFVCPLCGAHFPSADIREKHRLWHAVREELLLPALTGASPETPGPGGPSDGSAQQIFSCKHCPSTFFSSPGLTRHINKCHPSESRQVLLLQMPLRPGC